Below is a genomic region from Treponema sp. OMZ 798.
CAAAATAAGCCCAAAGATTCCCCATATAAAAAGGTCTGCTATGTCATCTTTTGTCATAGCCTTTTGGCTGAGCGAATATCTTTCAAATTCCCCTTTGTTTACCTGATAAGAAAACAAAAAATATGCAACACCAAAGGCAACAAGATACATAAGACCGTACCATCTAAAAAAGGGCAGTCCCGGAATAATTTCGGGATGAAGCCATGAAGGATATTGTATAGCTAAAAGCATCGTCAAACCCCTTATTTTTCTAATTCAACTTCTTTAATAGGCAAACATATAATTTGTCCGTTTTTTTCATCGAACTCAAAAAAGACATTGTGATGAGTTTCCATAACTTCAAAATAGCGGCCGTGACTTTCAAGAACGACACCGGGATAAACAGAGCCTGTAACCTTTATTTTTGAAGGAATGTGAAATTCAAAATTTTCTTTTAGGTTAAATATGCGGACTGTAAGAGCACTGTTTCTTTTTAAGAGCTTAACCTTTTTTTGTCTTAGAGCATCAATATTCGGAGGATTTGTTTGTAATTCTTTTTCAATTTTTGCAAGCTCGGCGTTATTATCTTCTATTTCTTTTTCACGGACTTCAATTTCATCCTTTATTAAATAGTCCTGCCCGAACGAGATAATGGTTCTTATGGTTTTTTCGGCTCCCAGATCATGAACCGACACACCCTTTGCAGCATGGATACTTCCGCCGAGCAATACACCCGGGCTGCCCGTCAAATGCACGGTCCCGTTTGTTTTTACCAAGCACTTAAAACAGTAAGAAGCAATGCTTATATCGCCGCCCGAAAAAACTCTTGCATTTTCTGCATATTGTAAAGTGGTTTTATCCTTAGCCCAAACAGTACCCCTGCCCTTTCCGTTTATGCCTCCGTTTAAAATAAGGGAGTCTTCCGAATAAATCAGGGCCTTTTCTACAGTACCGGTAATTGTCAATTTTCCCTTTGATTTTACCTTTACATCATCTTTAATATCGCCCGTAATAATCAGGTTGCCGGGAAAACTTACATCTCCGAATTTGGTATCTATATCGCTTTGAATGGTTTTAAGCGATGAAATTGAAAGGGCATTATTGAATAAGGAAAGCTCTCCCGATTCTGCCGCAAGAAATTTAATTACGTGTTTTTCTTCGGTAACTTTTATGGTTTCGTCATTAGCCGGTATATCTGTAGGTTCGGCATTTTTCGGATCAATAGGTTCACCGAAAACATTTTTTCCCTTTTCGCCCTTAGGTAAAAGGCGGGCCGTTAAAATCAGAGCATCTTTTTCGACAGTTGCCGTACTAAGTTCTTCATTAAATTTAACCGACCATTCAAGCCGATAAGAGCCGGGAGCAATAGGGGGAGTTCCGCTTAAGATTACAAA
It encodes:
- a CDS encoding FapA family protein, coding for MENKLWTLKKNNSGKWFLTFTALLEHENCPSADDIHLEAKRNGIKSSSLVSKKTIEDYLKKHTGSGIEPIPLPLELDPNFDARITANNDKTAAYLYVRKAADSANEVDMSTISRLLQRSNIANIDTAKVKEGLSDFINSSEMEFSMQIAEGAPPKRGPDKKLITHFEQIPDHEVQRLADRLKRPDLRTPDVENPTTDQDYPLSEAETLTVVEKGDLIYEVEDAGLGEAGVDVYGQSIPGLPGNDPFFLDLRNIVQNHSELRAGVTGLLLIANTERGLKIRIVPYRDAKVRAVISRDKMEASLILQSGLGAGERLSVIGVKTALNEVNLLDSISETRINEIIESARKANDECEFVILSGTPPIAPGSYRLEWSVKFNEELSTATVEKDALILTARLLPKGEKGKNVFGEPIDPKNAEPTDIPANDETIKVTEEKHVIKFLAAESGELSLFNNALSISSLKTIQSDIDTKFGDVSFPGNLIITGDIKDDVKVKSKGKLTITGTVEKALIYSEDSLILNGGINGKGRGTVWAKDKTTLQYAENARVFSGGDISIASYCFKCLVKTNGTVHLTGSPGVLLGGSIHAAKGVSVHDLGAEKTIRTIISFGQDYLIKDEIEVREKEIEDNNAELAKIEKELQTNPPNIDALRQKKVKLLKRNSALTVRIFNLKENFEFHIPSKIKVTGSVYPGVVLESHGRYFEVMETHHNVFFEFDEKNGQIICLPIKEVELEK